The [Pseudomonas] carboxydohydrogena genome includes a window with the following:
- a CDS encoding haloacid dehalogenase type II, with translation MPDVKALLFDTFGTVVDWRGSLIAEFTAWGEARGINADWAALVDAWRGAYRPSMDAVRDHPERGFLTLDELQRQSVEPLAARLGITGLSKADFDHLTFGWHRLRPWPDSVPGLTRLKTKFVISPLSNGNVALMTNLSKNAGLPWDLILCAEIFRRYKPDPEIYLGAAKLLGLKPEQVMMVAAHNYDLVAARSLGLKTAFVPRVTEYGPHQKEDFEAASDWDFVVADIEDLAGRLGC, from the coding sequence ATGCCGGACGTGAAGGCGCTGTTGTTCGACACCTTCGGCACCGTGGTGGACTGGCGCGGCAGCCTGATCGCGGAATTCACCGCGTGGGGCGAGGCGAGGGGTATCAACGCCGATTGGGCCGCGCTGGTCGATGCGTGGCGCGGCGCGTATCGTCCGTCGATGGACGCGGTGCGCGATCATCCCGAGCGCGGCTTTCTCACGCTCGATGAATTGCAGCGCCAGTCCGTCGAGCCACTCGCCGCGCGGCTCGGGATCACGGGCCTGAGCAAGGCTGATTTTGATCATCTGACATTCGGCTGGCATCGGCTGAGGCCGTGGCCGGACAGCGTGCCGGGCCTGACGCGGCTCAAGACAAAATTCGTGATCTCGCCGTTGTCGAACGGCAACGTCGCCTTGATGACGAATTTGTCCAAGAATGCGGGTCTGCCGTGGGACCTGATCCTGTGCGCCGAAATTTTTCGACGTTACAAGCCGGACCCGGAAATCTATCTCGGCGCGGCGAAGCTCCTTGGCCTCAAGCCGGAGCAGGTGATGATGGTGGCGGCGCATAATTACGATCTTGTCGCCGCGCGCAGCCTCGGATTGAAAACCGCCTTCGTGCCGCGCGTGACCGAATACGGACCGCATCAGAAAGAGGATTTCGAAGCCGCAAGCGACTGGGATTTCGTGGTTGCGGATATCGAGGATTTGGCCGGGCGGCTGGGTTGCTGA
- a CDS encoding homoserine dehydrogenase, which translates to MVAPLRVGIAGLGTVGAEVVGLIEQQKRALSLRCGRTVRVVAVSARSKVKKRNVDLTGIAWAKNALAIATDPKVDVFVELMGGVGDPALSAIEAALRGGKSVVTANKALIAKHGSKLAALAEKHGGALNYEAAVGAAIPVIKTLREGLAGTGIDRVYGILNGTCNYILTRMEREGLSFAECLKDAQRLGYAEANPSFDVDGHDTAQKLAILASLAFGTKVNQSAVYVEGISSIAPEDLRAAEELGYRVKLLGVAVRTETGIEQRVHPTMVPRTSSIAQVMDVTNAVTIDGDGIPPITLVGPGAGGAATASAVVADIADIARGVRALPFGRPVARLKPTAKAPMKRHEGGYYIRLMARDLAGTAATIATRLAEQKISIESIVQRHPDGTFDANKANGKSSPVPVILITYATTEDAVRRALQAVQQDRVITGRPQVIRIEKN; encoded by the coding sequence ATGGTCGCTCCGCTCAGAGTGGGGATTGCGGGGCTCGGCACCGTGGGTGCCGAGGTCGTCGGTCTGATCGAACAACAGAAGCGCGCTTTGTCGTTGCGTTGCGGACGCACCGTGCGCGTGGTTGCCGTATCGGCGCGCTCGAAGGTCAAGAAGCGTAACGTCGATCTCACCGGCATCGCCTGGGCGAAGAACGCGCTCGCGATCGCGACCGATCCGAAGGTCGATGTGTTCGTCGAACTGATGGGCGGCGTTGGCGATCCTGCGCTCTCCGCCATCGAGGCGGCGTTGCGCGGCGGCAAATCGGTTGTGACCGCGAACAAGGCGCTGATCGCCAAACATGGCTCGAAGCTCGCGGCGCTCGCCGAGAAGCATGGCGGCGCGCTGAACTACGAGGCCGCCGTTGGTGCTGCCATTCCCGTCATCAAGACGCTGCGCGAAGGGCTGGCCGGCACCGGCATCGACCGCGTCTACGGCATTCTCAACGGCACTTGCAACTACATCCTGACGCGGATGGAGCGGGAAGGGTTGTCGTTCGCCGAATGTTTGAAGGATGCGCAGCGGCTCGGCTACGCGGAGGCCAATCCGTCATTCGACGTCGATGGTCACGACACCGCGCAGAAACTGGCGATCCTCGCGAGCCTCGCGTTCGGCACCAAGGTCAACCAGAGCGCGGTCTATGTCGAGGGTATCTCCTCGATCGCGCCGGAAGATCTGCGCGCCGCCGAAGAACTGGGCTACCGCGTCAAGCTGCTCGGCGTCGCGGTGAGGACCGAAACCGGCATCGAGCAGCGCGTGCATCCGACCATGGTGCCGCGCACCTCGTCGATCGCGCAGGTGATGGACGTGACCAACGCCGTGACCATCGATGGCGACGGCATTCCACCGATCACATTGGTCGGCCCCGGCGCGGGCGGTGCTGCGACCGCGTCTGCCGTCGTCGCGGATATCGCCGACATCGCGCGCGGCGTGCGCGCGCTGCCGTTCGGCCGTCCTGTCGCCAGGCTGAAGCCGACCGCGAAGGCGCCGATGAAGCGCCATGAAGGCGGCTATTACATCCGCCTGATGGCGCGCGATCTCGCGGGCACGGCGGCGACCATCGCCACGCGGCTGGCGGAGCAGAAGATTTCGATCGAGTCGATCGTGCAGCGTCACCCTGACGGTACGTTCGACGCGAACAAGGCGAACGGCAAATCCTCGCCGGTGCCGGTCATCCTGATCACCTACGCGACCACGGAGGACGCGGTGCGCCGCGCGTTGCAGGCCGTGCAGCAGGATCGCGTCATCACCGGCAGGCCGCAGGTCATCCGGATCGAGAAGAATTAA
- the epmA gene encoding EF-P lysine aminoacylase EpmA, which translates to MPVPPKTSPWWDRDRHRDRQPFLRQRAAITRAVRDWFGAQRFVEVETGILQVSPGNETHLHALRADPGNEACYLRTSPEFACKKLLAAGEDRIVEFAKVFRGREDSPLHLTEFTMLEWYRANAPYEIIMADCIAVIARAAGAAATRQFSFRGKTLDPFAPPLRLTVAEAFDRFAGIDLLATIDGAHGNRDVLAARAAGKTHVSADDDWSDIFSKILTEHVEPRLGEGTLTILHEYPSPEAALARAKAGDPRVAERFEVYGCGVELANGFGELTDAAEQRRRFIAAMDEKERRYNERYPLDEGFLAALAQMPPSSGVALGFDRLVMLASGATRLDQVVWAPS; encoded by the coding sequence ATGCCGGTTCCCCCCAAAACCTCGCCCTGGTGGGACAGGGACCGCCACCGGGACCGCCAGCCGTTCCTGCGCCAGCGCGCGGCCATCACCCGCGCGGTCCGGGACTGGTTCGGCGCGCAGCGCTTCGTCGAGGTCGAAACCGGGATTTTGCAGGTCTCTCCGGGCAACGAGACCCATCTGCACGCCCTGCGGGCCGATCCGGGCAATGAGGCGTGCTATCTGCGGACCTCGCCGGAATTCGCCTGCAAGAAGCTGCTGGCGGCGGGTGAGGACAGGATCGTCGAGTTCGCGAAGGTGTTTCGCGGCCGCGAGGACAGCCCCCTGCATCTGACCGAATTCACCATGCTGGAATGGTACCGGGCCAATGCGCCTTACGAGATCATCATGGCGGATTGCATCGCGGTGATCGCGCGGGCGGCCGGGGCGGCGGCCACAAGGCAGTTTTCATTTCGCGGGAAAACGCTCGACCCATTTGCGCCGCCGCTGCGGCTGACCGTGGCCGAGGCATTCGACCGTTTCGCGGGGATCGATCTTCTCGCGACCATCGACGGCGCGCATGGCAACCGCGATGTGCTGGCAGCACGGGCGGCCGGGAAAACCCATGTCAGCGCCGACGACGACTGGTCGGATATCTTCAGCAAGATCCTGACCGAGCATGTCGAGCCGCGACTCGGCGAGGGGACGCTGACGATTTTGCACGAATATCCTTCGCCGGAAGCCGCACTGGCGCGCGCCAAGGCGGGCGATCCGCGTGTCGCGGAGCGGTTCGAGGTCTATGGCTGCGGGGTGGAGCTTGCCAACGGCTTCGGCGAACTGACCGATGCCGCCGAACAGCGCCGCCGCTTCATCGCTGCGATGGATGAGAAGGAGCGGCGCTATAACGAACGCTATCCGCTCGACGAGGGCTTTCTCGCAGCACTCGCGCAGATGCCGCCGTCCTCGGGCGTGGCGCTCGGCTTCGACCGTCTGGTGATGCTGGCAAGCGGCGCGACGCGGCTCGATCAGGTCGTATGGGCGCCGTCATGA
- a CDS encoding VOC family protein produces the protein MRYLHTMLRVRDLDAALKFYCDALGLKETHRMANEKGRFTLVFLAAPEDEGLVKQSPGRPAPLVELTWNWDEEAYGEDRFFGHLAYEVDDIYATCERLSKLGIVINRPPRDGQMAFIRSPDLHSIELLQKGDALPPQEPWLSMKNTGHW, from the coding sequence ATGCGCTACCTCCACACCATGCTTCGCGTCCGCGATCTCGATGCCGCCCTCAAGTTTTACTGCGACGCTTTGGGGTTGAAGGAAACCCACCGGATGGCAAATGAAAAAGGCCGCTTCACGCTGGTCTTTCTTGCCGCGCCGGAAGATGAAGGACTCGTGAAACAATCGCCGGGGCGTCCTGCGCCGCTGGTCGAACTGACATGGAATTGGGACGAGGAAGCGTATGGCGAGGATCGTTTCTTCGGCCATCTCGCCTACGAAGTCGACGACATCTATGCCACCTGCGAGCGTCTCTCCAAACTCGGCATCGTCATCAACCGTCCGCCGCGCGACGGGCAGATGGCGTTCATCCGATCGCCCGATCTGCATTCGATCGAGCTTCTGCAAAAAGGCGACGCGCTGCCGCCGCAGGAGCCGTGGCTGTCGATGAAGAACACCGGACACTGGTGA
- a CDS encoding lysine-2,3-aminomutase-like protein, producing the protein MKPSTTLRRPAELADHNLIAREALPALEAVAARYAIAITPAVAALIDPNDPDDPIARQYVPTVQELRTEPVERADPIGDAARSPVEGIVHRYPDRVLLKLVHVCAVYCRFCFRREMVGPGKDSALSDRAYGKAIDYIRAHSEIWEVILTGGDPLMLSARRLKEIVNDLAAIPHVKIVRFHTRVPVADPARMTDEVAEALHHRDVTTWVALHANHPRELTAAAREACARLIDRGIPMVSQSVLLRGVNDDTETLTALMRAFVECRIKPYYLHHGDLAPGTSHLRTTLEEGEALMRQLRGHVSGLCQPDYVLDIPGGHGKIPVGPVYLSQQRDGEKMQPRRLVDYCGGVHSYPPA; encoded by the coding sequence ATGAAGCCTTCCACCACGCTGCGGCGGCCAGCCGAACTCGCAGATCATAATTTGATTGCGCGCGAGGCGCTGCCCGCGCTGGAAGCCGTGGCGGCGCGTTACGCCATCGCGATTACGCCCGCCGTGGCGGCGTTGATCGATCCCAACGACCCGGACGATCCGATCGCGCGGCAATACGTGCCGACCGTGCAGGAATTGCGGACCGAGCCCGTCGAGCGCGCCGACCCCATCGGCGACGCCGCGCGTTCGCCGGTCGAAGGCATTGTGCATCGTTACCCGGATCGCGTGCTGCTCAAGCTCGTGCATGTCTGCGCGGTCTATTGCCGGTTCTGTTTCCGCCGCGAGATGGTCGGGCCGGGCAAGGATTCCGCGCTGTCGGATCGCGCCTATGGCAAGGCCATCGATTACATCCGCGCGCATTCCGAAATCTGGGAGGTGATCCTCACCGGCGGCGATCCCCTGATGCTGTCGGCGCGGCGGCTGAAGGAGATCGTGAACGATCTGGCTGCGATCCCGCATGTCAAAATCGTCCGCTTCCACACCCGCGTGCCGGTCGCCGATCCGGCGCGCATGACGGACGAGGTCGCGGAGGCATTGCATCATCGCGACGTGACGACGTGGGTTGCGCTGCACGCGAATCATCCGCGCGAGTTAACGGCGGCTGCTCGCGAAGCCTGCGCGCGATTGATCGATCGCGGCATTCCGATGGTCAGCCAGTCGGTTTTGCTGCGCGGCGTGAATGACGATACAGAAACTCTAACCGCGCTGATGCGCGCCTTCGTCGAGTGCCGCATCAAGCCTTATTACCTGCATCATGGCGACCTCGCGCCCGGCACTTCGCACCTGCGAACGACTCTGGAGGAAGGCGAAGCACTGATGAGGCAGTTGCGCGGACACGTCTCCGGTCTTTGCCAGCCTGACTATGTTCTCGACATTCCGGGCGGCCACGGCAAGATTCCTGTGGGTCCCGTCTATCTGTCGCAGCAACGTGACGGCGAAAAGATGCAACCGAGACGGCTTGTGGATTATTGTGGTGGTGTGCACTCTTATCCGCCGGCGTGA
- a CDS encoding cold-shock protein, which produces MGTDNFESKRLAEQQLGGGSASRLGPHEFTPQGRDSTDPFAGLDDGAAANLVELSGVIKWFDASKGYGFIVPDNGWPDILLHVTVLRRDGFQTAYEGARLVCECVQRQKGYQAFRILSMDESTAIHPAQMLPPRTHVSVTPTSGLERAQVKWFNRLRGFGFVSCGEGTPDIFVHMETLRRYGMTELRPGQYVLVRYGPGSKGMMAAEIQPEVGAGGLSSH; this is translated from the coding sequence ATGGGGACGGACAATTTCGAGTCCAAACGGCTTGCCGAGCAACAGCTCGGAGGTGGTTCAGCCTCTCGGCTTGGCCCGCATGAGTTTACGCCTCAGGGCCGCGACAGCACCGATCCGTTCGCGGGCCTGGACGATGGCGCAGCCGCCAATCTCGTCGAGCTCAGCGGCGTCATCAAATGGTTCGACGCCTCCAAGGGCTACGGCTTCATCGTTCCAGACAATGGCTGGCCGGATATTCTCCTGCACGTAACCGTGCTGCGGCGCGACGGCTTCCAGACCGCCTATGAAGGCGCGCGGCTGGTGTGCGAATGCGTGCAGCGGCAGAAGGGCTATCAGGCGTTCCGCATCCTCTCGATGGATGAATCCACCGCTATCCATCCGGCGCAGATGCTGCCGCCGCGCACCCATGTCAGCGTGACGCCAACAAGCGGGCTCGAGCGCGCGCAGGTGAAATGGTTCAACCGCCTGCGCGGATTCGGTTTCGTGTCGTGCGGCGAGGGCACGCCGGACATCTTCGTCCACATGGAGACGCTGCGTCGCTACGGCATGACCGAACTGCGCCCCGGCCAGTACGTGCTGGTGCGCTACGGGCCCGGCTCCAAGGGCATGATGGCCGCGGAGATCCAGCCCGAGGTCGGCGCGGGCGGGCTGTCCTCCCACTAA
- the efp gene encoding elongation factor P — MRVIASSIRKGNIIEQDGKLYVVLSAENIHPGKGTPVSQIEMRRISDGVKISERYKTTDQVERAHVEDHDFNFLYSDDDGFHFMNNESYEQLMVPKDVVGSSAPYLSENLTVKLAIHEGVAVAITLPQRITLEVVETEPVTKGQTASSSYKPAVLSNGVRSAVPPHIGVGTRIVVMTEDGSYVERAKD, encoded by the coding sequence GTGAGAGTCATCGCAAGTTCGATCCGCAAAGGCAACATCATCGAGCAGGACGGCAAGCTATATGTGGTCCTGAGCGCGGAGAACATCCATCCCGGCAAGGGCACGCCGGTGAGCCAGATCGAAATGCGCCGGATCAGCGACGGCGTGAAGATTTCCGAACGCTACAAGACCACGGATCAGGTCGAGCGCGCCCACGTCGAGGATCACGACTTCAACTTCCTCTATTCCGACGATGACGGCTTCCACTTCATGAACAACGAGAGCTACGAGCAGCTCATGGTGCCGAAGGATGTCGTCGGCTCCTCCGCGCCGTATCTGTCCGAGAACCTGACCGTGAAGCTCGCGATCCACGAAGGCGTCGCGGTGGCGATCACCCTGCCCCAGCGCATCACGCTCGAAGTGGTCGAGACCGAGCCGGTCACCAAGGGTCAGACCGCGTCGTCCTCCTACAAGCCCGCCGTGCTGTCGAACGGCGTCCGCTCCGCCGTGCCGCCGCACATCGGCGTCGGCACCCGCATCGTGGTGATGACGGAAGACGGCTCCTACGTCGAGCGCGCCAAGGACTGA
- a CDS encoding lytic murein transglycosylase: MTESDSLSRSALTRRDVVLGAGALALASTSAFANTPPGFDAWRESFRAKALAKGVSSATYTRVMGRIEPDMSVFAQMGNQPEFKEQLWQYINRRASDWRIRAGKEALRQHGALFTRIEHDFGVERGTLLALWGVESAYGDPLVQKNHMKPVFPSLAALAWRAPRRKAYWETELINALRIVERGWSTPEEMRGSWAGAMGHTQWMPEVWLNVGFDYDHDGRVSPFGKPDDALGSTARYLVNRGKYHRNQHWGCEVVGGSHAKGDRSYAQWAAAGVTRADGKPFPRPSDMAKLWTPVDGGPSFLIGPNFFAVRSYNPSMNYALAIVHLGDRILGEPPFRHPFPGSERALTLAEIQEVQTRLTKAGFNTGGTDGRVGNDTMKAVKNFQTRAGIEPADGYAGLKVLARLRGM, encoded by the coding sequence ATGACCGAGAGTGATTCCCTTTCGCGATCCGCACTGACTCGCCGCGACGTTGTGCTCGGCGCGGGCGCGCTCGCGCTTGCCTCCACATCAGCTTTCGCCAACACCCCGCCGGGCTTCGACGCATGGCGGGAGTCGTTCCGTGCAAAAGCGCTCGCCAAGGGCGTCTCCAGCGCCACCTATACGCGGGTGATGGGCCGGATCGAGCCGGACATGAGCGTGTTCGCGCAGATGGGCAACCAGCCGGAGTTCAAGGAACAGCTCTGGCAATACATCAACCGCCGCGCGTCCGACTGGCGCATCCGCGCGGGCAAGGAAGCGTTGCGCCAGCACGGCGCGCTGTTCACGCGGATCGAGCACGATTTCGGCGTCGAGCGCGGCACGCTGCTGGCGCTGTGGGGCGTCGAGAGCGCCTACGGCGATCCGCTGGTGCAGAAGAACCATATGAAGCCGGTATTCCCCTCGCTCGCCGCGCTGGCGTGGCGGGCGCCGCGCCGCAAGGCGTATTGGGAAACCGAACTCATCAACGCGCTGCGTATCGTCGAGCGCGGCTGGAGCACGCCGGAGGAAATGCGCGGCTCGTGGGCCGGTGCGATGGGCCACACCCAATGGATGCCGGAGGTCTGGCTCAATGTCGGTTTTGACTATGACCATGACGGCCGCGTCTCGCCGTTCGGCAAGCCCGACGACGCCCTCGGCTCGACGGCGCGTTATCTCGTCAATCGCGGCAAGTATCACCGCAACCAGCATTGGGGTTGCGAGGTCGTCGGCGGCAGTCATGCGAAGGGAGATCGCAGCTACGCGCAGTGGGCGGCGGCGGGTGTGACGCGCGCGGACGGCAAGCCGTTTCCGCGGCCCAGCGACATGGCGAAGCTGTGGACGCCGGTCGATGGCGGGCCTTCATTTCTGATCGGGCCGAATTTTTTCGCGGTGCGCAGCTACAACCCGTCGATGAACTACGCGCTCGCCATCGTCCACCTCGGCGACCGCATCCTCGGCGAGCCGCCGTTCCGGCATCCCTTCCCCGGCTCCGAACGCGCGCTGACGCTCGCGGAAATTCAGGAAGTGCAGACCCGCCTGACCAAAGCCGGTTTCAACACCGGCGGCACGGATGGCCGCGTCGGCAACGACACCATGAAGGCTGTGAAGAATTTCCAGACCCGCGCCGGGATCGAGCCGGCAGACGGCTATGCAGGACTGAAGGTGCTGGCGCGGCTGCGCGGCATGTAA
- the glpX gene encoding class II fructose-bisphosphatase: MSTISVPPQLLLERILTLEIVRVTERAAVSAARLRGHGNEKGADQAAVDAMRRELNKIPIKGTVVIGEGERDEAPMLFIGEKVGAEFGPEVDIAVDPLEGTTLCAKNMPGSIATMAMAEGGTLLNAPDVYMQKIAVGPGYAKNVIDIDAPPAENIRRLARAKDVHPSAITALILDRPRHADIINAVRSTGAAVRLITDGDVAGVIHTADPENTGVDIYIGTGGAPEGVLAASALRCIGGQMQCRLILDTDEKRERAAKMGVTDPGMIYGIDDMVKGDCLFAATGVTDGSLLSGVKFRKHTIETETVVMRSVTGTVRYIKAEHRQLEKFHLD, from the coding sequence ATGTCGACCATTTCCGTTCCGCCGCAGCTCTTGCTTGAGCGCATCCTGACGCTGGAAATCGTGCGCGTGACGGAGCGGGCCGCGGTGTCGGCGGCGCGGTTGCGCGGTCATGGCAACGAGAAGGGCGCCGATCAGGCGGCGGTCGATGCGATGCGCCGCGAGTTGAACAAGATTCCGATCAAGGGCACGGTCGTGATCGGCGAGGGCGAGCGCGACGAAGCGCCGATGCTGTTCATCGGCGAAAAGGTCGGCGCGGAATTCGGACCCGAGGTGGACATCGCGGTTGATCCTCTCGAAGGAACGACGCTGTGCGCCAAGAACATGCCGGGCTCCATTGCCACCATGGCGATGGCCGAAGGCGGCACGCTGCTGAACGCACCCGACGTTTACATGCAGAAGATCGCCGTCGGTCCCGGTTACGCCAAGAACGTGATCGATATCGATGCGCCGCCTGCCGAGAACATCCGCCGTCTGGCGCGCGCGAAGGACGTGCATCCCTCCGCAATCACCGCGCTGATCCTCGACCGTCCGCGCCACGCCGACATCATCAACGCCGTGCGCTCCACCGGCGCGGCCGTGCGCCTCATTACCGATGGCGACGTCGCAGGCGTGATCCACACGGCGGACCCGGAGAACACCGGTGTCGATATCTACATCGGCACCGGCGGCGCGCCCGAAGGCGTGCTGGCCGCGTCCGCTCTGCGCTGCATCGGCGGCCAGATGCAGTGCCGCCTGATCCTCGACACCGACGAGAAGCGCGAGCGTGCCGCCAAGATGGGCGTGACCGATCCCGGCATGATCTACGGCATCGATGACATGGTGAAGGGCGACTGCCTGTTCGCGGCAACCGGCGTCACCGATGGCTCGCTGCTCTCGGGCGTCAAGTTCCGCAAGCACACCATCGAGACCGAGACGGTGGTGATGCGCTCGGTCACCGGCACGGTGCGCTACATCAAGGCGGAGCATCGCCAGCTCGAGAAATTCCATCTCGATTGA
- the recJ gene encoding single-stranded-DNA-specific exonuclease RecJ, producing MTPPATALPVETPHAFLGVTRSATGKLWRDRLDARGAAQALAIAQRYQLPEMLARIIAGRGIDIDAVEDFLDPTIRKLLPDPSTVTQMEAAAKRIADAATRGERVAIFGDYDVDGATSAALLAWHLRHCGLDPLIHIPDRIFEGYGPNVEAIRSLSSRGAKLLVTVDCGTTSLEPLAEARKLGMDVVVIDHHQCGDELPIVNAIVNPNRPDDLSGLGHLAAVGLVFVTLVAVNRELRVRNFWTPERPEPNLLDMLHHVALGTVADVAPLLGLNRAFVAKGLVAMRRRDHVGHTALMDVARLNGPPEAWHLGFMLGPRINAGGRIGQADLGVKLLLEGDVSEAARIAAELDRLNIERRLIEQAAVEQAEAEALASLGLEDKGSVIVTASEGWHPGVVGLVASRLKEKFSRPAFAVALEPGGIGTGSGRSIAGVDLGKAVREAVSEGLLMKGGGHAMAAGVTLKKDRLAEFRAYLEQTLAADVAKARHVDELFIDGAVSARAVTTDFVATLNRAGPFGTGNPEPVIALPSHQLVYADEVGGAHFRVRLKSGDGAIVNGIAFRSVGQKLGNALADNRGQMVHVAGSLSIDRWQGAERVQLRISDIAVPEREPVSIR from the coding sequence ATGACGCCTCCCGCCACCGCATTGCCCGTCGAGACGCCGCACGCCTTTCTCGGCGTGACGCGCTCGGCCACGGGCAAATTGTGGCGCGACCGGCTGGACGCGCGCGGCGCGGCGCAGGCACTTGCCATCGCGCAGCGTTATCAATTGCCGGAAATGCTGGCGCGCATCATCGCCGGGCGCGGCATCGATATCGACGCGGTCGAGGATTTTCTCGATCCGACCATCCGCAAATTGCTGCCCGATCCCTCGACCGTGACGCAGATGGAGGCGGCCGCCAAGCGCATCGCGGATGCGGCGACGCGCGGCGAGAGGGTCGCGATCTTCGGCGATTACGATGTGGACGGCGCGACCTCGGCGGCGCTGCTGGCATGGCATCTGCGCCATTGCGGGCTCGATCCGCTGATCCACATTCCCGACCGGATTTTCGAAGGCTATGGCCCGAACGTGGAGGCGATCCGCTCGCTGTCGTCACGCGGCGCGAAGCTGCTGGTCACGGTCGATTGCGGTACCACGAGCCTTGAGCCGCTCGCGGAAGCACGCAAGCTTGGCATGGATGTGGTGGTGATCGATCATCATCAATGCGGCGATGAACTGCCCATCGTCAACGCCATCGTCAATCCGAACCGGCCGGACGATCTGTCCGGGCTCGGCCATCTCGCGGCGGTCGGCCTTGTGTTCGTGACGCTGGTGGCGGTGAACCGCGAATTGCGTGTGCGTAATTTCTGGACGCCCGAGCGGCCGGAGCCGAACCTCCTCGACATGCTGCATCACGTCGCGCTCGGCACGGTCGCGGACGTGGCGCCGCTCCTGGGGCTGAACCGTGCCTTCGTCGCCAAGGGGCTGGTCGCGATGCGCCGCCGCGATCATGTCGGCCATACCGCGTTGATGGATGTTGCGCGTCTCAATGGCCCGCCGGAGGCATGGCACCTGGGCTTCATGCTCGGGCCGCGTATCAACGCCGGCGGCCGCATCGGGCAGGCCGATCTCGGAGTGAAACTGCTGCTGGAAGGCGACGTGTCGGAAGCAGCAAGGATCGCCGCCGAACTCGATCGCCTCAACATCGAGCGGCGGCTGATCGAACAGGCGGCCGTCGAGCAGGCCGAGGCCGAGGCGCTGGCCTCGCTCGGGCTGGAGGACAAGGGATCGGTGATCGTCACGGCGTCCGAGGGCTGGCATCCGGGCGTGGTCGGTCTCGTGGCGTCGCGTCTGAAAGAGAAATTCTCACGGCCTGCCTTCGCGGTGGCGCTGGAGCCGGGCGGCATCGGTACCGGTTCGGGCCGCTCCATCGCGGGCGTCGATCTCGGCAAGGCGGTGCGGGAAGCCGTGTCCGAAGGTCTGCTCATGAAAGGCGGCGGCCACGCCATGGCGGCGGGCGTGACCTTGAAGAAGGATCGCCTCGCAGAATTCCGCGCCTATCTCGAACAGACGCTGGCTGCGGATGTGGCCAAGGCGCGGCATGTCGATGAACTGTTCATCGACGGCGCGGTGAGCGCGCGCGCCGTCACTACCGATTTCGTCGCGACGCTCAATCGTGCCGGGCCGTTCGGTACCGGCAATCCGGAGCCGGTGATCGCGCTGCCGTCGCATCAACTCGTCTATGCCGACGAGGTCGGCGGCGCGCATTTCCGCGTGCGGCTGAAGTCCGGCGACGGCGCCATCGTCAACGGCATCGCGTTCCGCTCGGTCGGCCAGAAACTCGGCAACGCGCTCGCCGACAATCGCGGGCAGATGGTTCATGTTGCCGGATCGCTCAGCATCGACCGCTGGCAGGGCGCGGAGCGGGTGCAGTTACGGATTTCCGACATCGCCGTGCCGGAGCGCGAACCGGTTTCGATCAGGTAG
- a CDS encoding DUF192 domain-containing protein → MMSGVPGLRARWAAVALLALGLVCGLATGPARAADMQTLEIVTKSGVKVFNVEIARTTEERERGLMYRKELPDGQGMLFDFSPQQEVSMWMKNTYVSLDMIFIRADGRILRIAESTKPLSERIISSGGPVKAVLEVVAGTARKDGIAAGDRVASPLFDRN, encoded by the coding sequence ATGATGTCTGGAGTTCCGGGATTGAGAGCAAGGTGGGCGGCTGTGGCGCTTTTGGCGCTCGGTCTTGTCTGCGGTCTTGCGACAGGCCCCGCGCGGGCGGCGGACATGCAGACGCTCGAGATCGTCACCAAATCCGGCGTCAAGGTTTTCAACGTCGAGATCGCCCGGACCACCGAAGAGCGCGAGCGCGGGCTGATGTATCGCAAGGAACTGCCGGACGGGCAGGGCATGCTGTTCGATTTTTCGCCGCAGCAGGAAGTGTCGATGTGGATGAAGAACACCTATGTCTCGCTCGACATGATCTTCATCCGGGCCGATGGCCGGATCCTGCGGATCGCGGAAAGCACCAAGCCGCTATCGGAGCGGATCATCTCCTCGGGCGGTCCGGTGAAGGCTGTGCTGGAGGTGGTGGCCGGAACCGCGCGGAAGGACGGTATCGCTGCGGGCGATCGCGTCGCGAGCCCGCTGTTCGACCGGAATTAG